A stretch of the Bradyrhizobium arachidis genome encodes the following:
- a CDS encoding LysR family transcriptional regulator, translating to MKISSHQIAAFTEVFRQRSVSEAAAVLGVTQSAVTQHLAKLEQHMGTTLFIRHRSGLEPTKPAQELFALTDRVRVLEQLVAEKINAYSDLSAGHLTVIANAPRPAMPLISEFNRQFPAVRITFSLVPWELAKQRLEARDVDIAIITEPDDIANLFHVQLSKTRLMALMRREHRLACRPTLTLAELAQERIILTEDGSLTLREVEKACLENSTSMPNVIKMATYPVLKEAVLHGIGIGVLLEDSVFPAEELVYKTVDELSSDFKTYIVTTSDKRRLRCVKSFFETVEISLENQGKTFPR from the coding sequence ATGAAAATTAGTTCTCATCAGATTGCGGCCTTTACAGAGGTCTTCCGGCAGAGAAGCGTTTCAGAAGCTGCAGCTGTCCTCGGTGTCACCCAATCGGCCGTCACCCAGCACCTTGCGAAGCTTGAGCAACATATGGGGACGACACTCTTTATCCGTCATCGCAGCGGGCTCGAGCCGACAAAACCGGCTCAGGAACTGTTTGCGCTAACTGATCGCGTTCGAGTCCTCGAGCAGCTCGTCGCGGAGAAGATCAATGCCTACAGTGACCTATCGGCCGGACATCTAACGGTGATCGCGAACGCGCCGCGCCCGGCAATGCCACTTATTTCCGAGTTCAACCGGCAGTTTCCTGCAGTCAGAATCACGTTCTCCCTAGTGCCCTGGGAGCTTGCTAAGCAACGGCTTGAAGCGCGTGATGTCGATATTGCTATCATCACGGAGCCTGATGACATTGCCAACCTATTCCACGTGCAGCTAAGCAAGACTCGGCTCATGGCGCTCATGCGGCGCGAGCACCGACTCGCCTGCAGACCGACACTCACTCTTGCCGAACTTGCCCAAGAGAGAATCATTCTAACCGAGGATGGTTCGCTGACGCTCCGCGAAGTGGAAAAAGCATGTCTTGAGAACAGTACAAGTATGCCCAATGTTATCAAAATGGCGACTTATCCTGTTCTGAAGGAGGCCGTTCTGCACGGAATCGGAATCGGCGTCCTCCTCGAGGACAGCGTGTTTCCAGCAGAGGAGCTCGTCTATAAAACAGTCGACGAACTCTCGAGTGATTTCAAAACGTATATTGTCACGACATCGGATAAAAGACGCCTACGCTGCGTAAAATCATTCTTCGAAACCGTTGAGATTTCCTTAGAAAATCAAGGCAAAACGTTTCCCCGCTAG
- the phnY gene encoding phosphonoacetaldehyde dehydrogenase codes for MYDTDQDYHPMLIAGAPAHSDATIEVKNPFTGMLFGRVPQSRPEHARRAFEAAARIHPRLTRRERTDILLGTASALRRDQDRLARLITAETGLCLKDALHETGRACDVWSFAAHMLIQSDGEIYPSDIGATPHDRRIFSMRTPLAGAISAITPFNHPLNLVSHKLAPAIATNNRVVLKPSERAPLTALALGRILYEQGLPEGMLSILTGAPAPLGDAMFTDPNAELVTFTGSVHVGHHIAERSGYRKLILELGGNDPIIVLEDADVDRAAYLAVQGATKNSGQRCTAVKRALVVDSVADEFAERALHHMLKLSTGDPSDPSVDIGTVISREAAQLIARRVADAVDAGATLLLGNQPDGASYPPTLLDHVSATSELVIEETFGPVLPIIRCPNDVDEIISIANATQFGLSAGVCSNRLDHVTKLIDGLAVGTVNVWEVPGYRTELTPFGGIKQSGLGHKEGVLEAMRSFTQLKTYSLPWSV; via the coding sequence ATGTACGATACCGATCAAGACTATCATCCAATGCTCATCGCAGGTGCGCCCGCCCACTCGGACGCAACGATCGAGGTGAAGAACCCATTCACAGGGATGCTTTTTGGCAGAGTCCCGCAAAGCAGACCGGAGCATGCACGCCGAGCATTTGAAGCAGCCGCGCGGATTCATCCTCGGCTCACGCGCCGCGAACGAACGGATATCCTCCTGGGGACGGCAAGCGCCCTTAGAAGAGATCAAGACCGACTTGCTCGGCTTATCACAGCAGAAACAGGTCTCTGCCTGAAGGACGCTTTGCATGAAACCGGGCGTGCATGCGACGTCTGGTCATTTGCTGCCCATATGTTAATCCAGAGCGACGGCGAGATTTATCCATCTGACATTGGCGCAACCCCACATGATCGGCGCATTTTTTCCATGCGAACACCCCTTGCGGGTGCGATCTCAGCTATCACGCCGTTTAATCATCCTCTCAATCTCGTCAGCCATAAACTCGCGCCCGCGATTGCGACAAACAACCGCGTCGTCCTGAAGCCATCTGAGCGAGCGCCATTGACCGCCCTGGCGCTCGGAAGGATTCTCTACGAGCAAGGCCTGCCGGAGGGAATGCTTTCGATCCTGACAGGGGCTCCCGCCCCCTTGGGAGACGCCATGTTTACCGATCCAAATGCTGAGCTCGTCACGTTTACTGGCTCCGTGCACGTTGGGCACCATATTGCGGAACGATCCGGTTACCGGAAGCTCATCTTGGAGCTCGGTGGGAATGACCCCATCATTGTGCTTGAGGATGCCGACGTCGATCGGGCAGCGTATTTGGCGGTTCAGGGAGCGACCAAGAACTCGGGTCAACGATGTACAGCCGTCAAGCGGGCGTTAGTGGTAGACTCCGTTGCCGACGAATTCGCCGAGCGGGCGCTCCATCACATGCTGAAGCTTTCGACCGGCGATCCCAGCGATCCATCGGTTGACATCGGCACCGTCATCAGTCGAGAGGCTGCCCAGCTGATTGCTCGCCGGGTTGCCGATGCCGTCGATGCTGGTGCTACCCTGTTGCTGGGTAACCAGCCTGACGGCGCGTCTTATCCGCCCACCCTATTGGACCACGTCTCAGCAACGTCCGAACTTGTTATTGAAGAAACATTCGGGCCTGTGCTGCCGATCATCCGTTGTCCTAATGATGTTGATGAGATCATATCGATTGCGAACGCGACCCAGTTTGGACTTTCTGCTGGAGTGTGCTCCAACCGGCTTGATCATGTAACGAAGCTCATCGACGGTCTCGCGGTTGGTACCGTCAACGTGTGGGAAGTTCCCGGGTATCGCACCGAATTGACCCCTTTCGGGGGAATCAAGCAGTCCGGACTCGGGCACAAAGAGGGCGTGCTGGAGGCGATGCGGAGCTTCACGCAGTTGAAGACCTACTCGCTTCCCTGGTCGGTCTAG
- the aepY gene encoding phosphonopyruvate decarboxylase, producing the protein MTIPIHVLLSKLRVAGYTVFSGVPCSIFGGLFDQVAEASEFLSLPAANEGSAVALVAGAALSGQRGVVALQNSGLGNIINPLTSLLMVNKIPILLLLSVRGHPDEPADEPQHTIMGANTRAILNQFSMESCDFDGTESGLDNALAQGDDAFHRSAPFALLFRRGQLSKCSPDERQTDAIHYGVSVGQAIELIYQQLEPDTLIVSTTGYISRELFRIQDRPTNFYMQGSLGHCSAVAAGVALTSPTRPVLALDGDGGALMHMGILSTIGYAAPQNLIHVVLDNEGYVSTGGQFSTSRTTSLEAVASACGYRTATRCERAEHITTALRQCARRSGPHFVVCKVNRLHPSQLARVTSRYSPLQNKTMFQRCIGIGGNEIATTGNMGLVS; encoded by the coding sequence ATGACTATTCCAATCCATGTTCTCTTGTCTAAGCTTCGGGTGGCGGGTTACACGGTCTTTTCTGGGGTACCGTGTTCTATCTTTGGTGGTCTATTCGACCAAGTCGCTGAAGCTTCAGAATTCCTGAGCTTGCCTGCGGCCAACGAAGGCAGCGCAGTTGCGCTAGTTGCTGGCGCGGCGCTCTCAGGTCAACGAGGGGTCGTTGCGCTTCAAAATTCCGGGCTCGGAAACATCATCAACCCGCTGACATCTCTGTTAATGGTCAACAAGATTCCCATCCTTCTCCTCTTATCCGTTCGTGGCCACCCCGATGAACCTGCCGACGAGCCCCAACACACGATCATGGGTGCCAACACAAGAGCCATCTTGAACCAGTTCTCTATGGAATCCTGTGACTTTGATGGGACCGAGTCCGGCTTGGATAACGCCCTCGCACAAGGCGACGATGCGTTTCATCGCTCAGCGCCGTTTGCATTGCTTTTTCGGAGAGGTCAGCTATCCAAGTGCAGCCCGGATGAAAGACAGACTGATGCAATCCATTATGGGGTCAGTGTCGGGCAAGCCATTGAGTTGATTTATCAGCAGCTCGAACCCGATACTCTTATTGTTTCCACGACCGGATACATTTCACGTGAGCTGTTCCGCATTCAGGATCGTCCCACTAACTTCTACATGCAGGGCTCCCTTGGACATTGCAGCGCGGTTGCGGCAGGGGTCGCGCTGACTTCGCCGACCCGACCTGTGCTGGCACTGGATGGAGACGGCGGCGCGCTGATGCACATGGGTATCCTATCGACGATAGGCTACGCCGCCCCCCAGAATCTCATTCATGTGGTACTGGACAACGAAGGATACGTTTCGACGGGCGGGCAGTTCTCGACGTCACGAACGACATCTCTCGAGGCCGTTGCGTCCGCCTGCGGTTATCGAACGGCTACTCGCTGTGAGCGGGCCGAGCATATCACGACGGCCTTGCGGCAGTGCGCCCGGCGCAGCGGCCCTCATTTCGTGGTCTGCAAGGTCAACCGCCTCCATCCCTCTCAGCTTGCTCGCGTCACGAGCCGATATTCTCCCCTTCAGAACAAGACCATGTTTCAGCGCTGCATCGGCATCGGCGGCAATGAGATCGCGACAACCGGCAATATGGGTCTCGTGTCCTAG
- a CDS encoding methyltransferase: MHSSALTSRAQNSEAAPVCFPDITQIIKWRDSSYAADLYIAAVSWLDLFTYLDNQPVTEEELRVDFSLRERPTRTMLRLFESWGLISRQSGRLHATATAVRYLSGNSADNVASYIATMKYKPSVRELYEVLRQDGSDTWHVERGVTKTWDALMQTDEFADLNTRGMEERGRIFAPHLAKLLDCTNDTCVLDVGGGSGVYSAHLLMRYSPLSATILERSPVDRLARTCLTDRNLYPSRANVIAGDMFVDPLPRNASLHLYSHVLHNWGPDKVHLLLSKSFDSIACDGRIAIYGCHPDDRGGRPSPAAEAEYSVLLTTGYEGCCYSFEDMRAMLERTGFQEIEFHKSICNRSLIVARKIV, encoded by the coding sequence TCGTCTGCACTGACGTCGCGCGCCCAGAACTCTGAAGCCGCGCCTGTCTGCTTTCCCGATATTACTCAAATTATCAAGTGGCGCGACAGCTCCTATGCTGCTGATCTCTATATTGCCGCAGTCTCATGGCTTGATCTCTTTACTTACCTGGATAACCAACCGGTAACGGAAGAGGAATTGCGAGTTGATTTCTCTCTTCGCGAGCGGCCAACGCGGACCATGCTTCGCCTCTTTGAATCGTGGGGCCTCATCTCCAGACAATCCGGCCGACTGCACGCAACAGCGACAGCCGTTCGGTATCTGAGCGGAAATTCCGCGGACAACGTCGCGTCGTATATTGCAACGATGAAATATAAGCCATCTGTGCGGGAACTTTATGAGGTCCTGCGACAGGATGGCTCGGATACCTGGCACGTCGAGCGCGGCGTAACCAAGACCTGGGACGCCTTGATGCAGACGGATGAGTTCGCCGATCTGAATACACGCGGGATGGAGGAACGCGGACGGATCTTTGCTCCGCACCTTGCGAAGCTGCTTGATTGCACGAATGATACTTGCGTACTCGATGTAGGCGGTGGATCGGGAGTCTATTCTGCGCATTTGTTGATGCGCTATTCCCCACTCTCTGCAACGATCCTTGAGCGTTCCCCTGTTGATCGGCTTGCAAGGACGTGCCTGACAGATCGGAATTTGTACCCGAGTCGTGCCAATGTCATAGCCGGCGACATGTTCGTTGATCCCCTGCCTCGGAATGCTAGCCTCCACCTCTATTCGCACGTTCTTCATAATTGGGGACCAGACAAGGTTCATCTGCTCCTGAGCAAGTCTTTTGACAGCATTGCTTGCGATGGTCGGATAGCAATTTACGGCTGCCACCCTGATGATCGCGGAGGCCGCCCGTCCCCGGCCGCCGAAGCGGAGTACTCCGTGCTCCTTACCACGGGATACGAAGGCTGCTGTTACAGCTTTGAGGACATGCGGGCCATGCTCGAGAGGACCGGCTTCCAGGAGATCGAATTCCACAAATCAATCTGCAATCGCAGCCTCATCGTCGCGAGAAAGATCGTCTGA